From the Fibrobacter sp. UWB10 genome, one window contains:
- a CDS encoding tetratricopeptide repeat protein: EGYPVAGATVNVKDVSIFRYLALDLEMSHDDLYAKKNRGFIWAVKLTSRFGDTREEKIGEERYRRLKIEPENDYRAAMRLYLNRQFLEAAYAFGKVQTKYPAFHLVDQAAFYKAKSFENLRMHKAAKSVYEDAIKRYPQSDQRAKYHFQLMNIDYKEGKYIDAMAKYQNIAQKFGESDVKADADYVAGQIKFEQGLYQESVDLLAAILPGNANYFYARYTMGIAYSRLGKFDEAENCFRDITEQPVSNQSERDLQDAAKVKLGHIYFSGEKADIPAAAQMYGQVQPGSPVYDEAMLGIAWSFLKVNKPDEAIKPAQWIIKNMPESFLVSEAYLVQGYCYFIKKDYNNAVKSLEQAEKRTEQPVVTVAARDSARQAFDAMQDEFDSVQVKALDLARQLPTPRVQSKREALQPSFDKANAAIEDYAAFTQKAIQSDRFESNRKRILDDAGFTLATVKTKMGQGAASSEAAQELESLDDELDDLE, translated from the coding sequence GAAGGTTACCCGGTTGCTGGCGCTACGGTTAACGTCAAGGATGTGAGCATCTTCCGTTACCTCGCTCTCGACCTCGAAATGTCTCACGATGACCTCTATGCCAAGAAGAACCGTGGCTTCATCTGGGCTGTCAAGCTCACCAGCCGCTTCGGTGATACTCGCGAAGAGAAGATCGGTGAAGAACGTTATCGTCGTTTGAAGATCGAACCTGAAAACGACTACCGCGCCGCTATGCGTCTCTACTTGAACCGTCAGTTCTTGGAAGCTGCATACGCCTTCGGTAAGGTTCAGACTAAGTACCCGGCATTCCACCTTGTGGACCAGGCCGCCTTCTATAAGGCAAAGTCTTTCGAAAACCTCCGCATGCACAAGGCTGCTAAGTCTGTGTACGAAGACGCTATCAAGCGCTATCCGCAGAGTGACCAGCGCGCCAAGTATCACTTCCAGTTGATGAACATCGACTATAAGGAAGGCAAGTACATCGACGCTATGGCCAAGTACCAGAATATTGCTCAGAAGTTCGGTGAAAGCGACGTGAAGGCTGACGCTGACTACGTTGCCGGCCAGATCAAGTTCGAACAGGGCCTCTATCAGGAATCTGTCGACCTGCTCGCCGCCATCCTTCCGGGTAACGCCAACTACTTCTACGCCCGTTACACCATGGGTATTGCTTACAGCCGTCTCGGCAAGTTCGACGAAGCTGAAAACTGCTTCCGCGACATTACCGAACAGCCGGTGTCCAACCAGTCTGAACGTGACTTGCAGGACGCTGCTAAGGTGAAACTCGGCCACATTTACTTCTCTGGCGAAAAGGCCGATATTCCGGCTGCCGCTCAGATGTATGGCCAGGTGCAGCCCGGTTCTCCGGTGTACGACGAAGCTATGCTCGGTATCGCATGGTCCTTCCTCAAGGTTAACAAACCGGACGAAGCCATCAAGCCGGCTCAGTGGATTATTAAGAATATGCCTGAATCCTTCCTCGTGTCTGAAGCATACCTCGTTCAGGGTTACTGCTACTTCATCAAGAAGGATTACAACAACGCTGTGAAGTCTCTTGAACAGGCTGAAAAGCGCACCGAACAGCCGGTTGTGACCGTTGCTGCTCGCGACAGTGCCCGTCAGGCTTTCGATGCCATGCAGGACGAATTCGACTCCGTGCAGGTCAAGGCACTTGATCTTGCTCGCCAGCTCCCGACTCCGCGTGTGCAGAGCAAGCGCGAAGCCTTGCAGCCGAGCTTCGACAAGGCTAACGCTGCTATCGAAGATTACGCCGCATTCACTCAGAAGGCTATTCAGAGTGACCGTTTCGAATCTAACCGTAAGCGTATTTTGGATGACGCTGGCTTTACCTTGGCAACCGTCAAGACTAAGATGGGTCAGGGTGCCGCAAGCTCTGAAGCCGCTCAGGAACTTGAAAGCCTGGATGACGAGTTAGACGATTTGGAATAA